The stretch of DNA TCGTCTTGACGTTCCAGGCGTCGAACTTGCGGAGGTAACGTGCGATGTAGTCGTAGAGTTTGCCGTCCGCCCAGCGAAGCAGGTCGTTGAAGTGCTTCGCTAAGTTGCGGTTGAGCGCGAATTCGATGAGGTCGACCCCGCTGAATCGGGAGCCGAGCGCGTTCATCTCGTCTTCGTACTCGGTTTCCTCCATAAAGCGCGCAATCTCTCCCGGTCCCATCCGGACGAGTTTGCGGTAGTCCTCTTCGCTGAACAGCGATGCCCGGCGCGACCGAACACGTGCAGTGACGTACTCGTAGTTTGAACTGGTGTCGGTCACCCGTGCCTTCATTGGTCGAATAACCGTTCGCTTGTTTCTTTCAGGTTGTTCTCCCAGACGCGGTCGAGCACCGAGTCAAACGTGTTGTTGACCCGAATGCGCGACGCCTCGCTTTCGAGGACGACGCCACCGAGGCAGTCGTACTCGCCTTCGTAGGTGTAGCCGTAGTCGTCTGCGAGGGTTTCGAGCAGGGCAGCGTCGTCGGCACGGCCGTAGACCGTGACGGTGTCGCTGTCGTCGAACTCGGTGCTCGCGTCTTCGAGCAGCTCGCGGGTGAGCTCCTCACGCGTGTCGCCTTCGAGGTCGGCAACGGCGTCCTCGACATCCGTGCGAACCTGCGCAAGGACGTTGCGGCGTGCTTCGAGGCGCTTTTGTTTGGCCTCAAGCTTCGCACTCGACAGCTTCTGCTCTCGCATCTGCTTGATTTCGCGCTCTACTTCCCGTTCTTGTTCGTCGAGAATCTCCGCGGCATCGGATTCGGCCTCAGAGACAAGCTCTTCGGCACGCTCCTCGCCCTCTGCGCGTATGTTTTCCGCACGCGCGCGGGCTTCTTCCCGGATATCCTCAACAACTGTCTCGAGACTCATGGGTGAAAGAGAAGGGGTGTTTAGACCACGAACACGACAACGAGTGCGAGAATCACGAGCGTCTCAGGGAGAACCGTGAGAATCAGCCCGCGACCGAACATCTCGTCGTCTTCTGCGATGGCGCCGACTGCAGCCGCGCCAATACCGCGCTCTGCGTAGCCTGCACCGAATGCGGCGAGACCGACAGCGAGGGCAGCAGCCGCGGTTGGGGGGATGGCTGCGACAGCCTCAGTGCTTCCTTCTTGCAGTACGACGCTCATCAGTGTCATGATAGTTTCGAACATTTGTGGTTTACTTAGTCCTCAGTGGTGTACGTTCTCTCGTAGCCGAACGGTTGGTACTTCTCCCCACCGCCTTCATAAAACTTCCCAAAGAACTCGACATACTCCAGACGCACGGCCTGTAGACCGGCGCTGGTGATGCCAAGCACGAGCACGAGCAGGTGCCCGATGACGAGGATGAGAAGTCCGGCGATGGCGCCGAGTAATAGCTCAGTTGGCGAGGAACCGTTGAGCATCCCGGCGAACATTACTTCTTCTGCAGGGATCTCCGACAGCGCGTGTTCGCTGAAGAAGATGAGGTGGAATTCGCCCTCGTGGACGTACGCGCCGAACACGAGCAGGTTCACCACGAATGCCATGCCCGCCTTTGCGAGCAGCACTGCGGCGATACGCGTGTACGACAGGACGTTCACGACGACGTTCAGGCTTTCGAGGAGGCCAATGGCACCCTCACCAGCCAGCAGCATCACGAGGCCGATG from Haladaptatus sp. ZSTT2 encodes:
- a CDS encoding V-type ATP synthase subunit E, translating into MSLETVVEDIREEARARAENIRAEGEERAEELVSEAESDAAEILDEQEREVEREIKQMREQKLSSAKLEAKQKRLEARRNVLAQVRTDVEDAVADLEGDTREELTRELLEDASTEFDDSDTVTVYGRADDAALLETLADDYGYTYEGEYDCLGGVVLESEASRIRVNNTFDSVLDRVWENNLKETSERLFDQ
- a CDS encoding F0F1 ATP synthase subunit C, with product MFETIMTLMSVVLQEGSTEAVAAIPPTAAAALAVGLAAFGAGYAERGIGAAAVGAIAEDDEMFGRGLILTVLPETLVILALVVVFVV